Genomic window (Candidatus Manganitrophaceae bacterium):
AATCGGAACCTCCCGGAACTGGGTCCGGAGGGCATCGTATTTCAAAATTCGATCGGTGAGCGGTTTTCCGATCCCGAGAATCAACTTCAGGACTTCGGTTCCTTGAAGGGTCCCGACCAATCCGGCAAGCGCCCCCAATACACCCGCTTCTTGACAGGTCGGAATCAGCCCCGAAGGAGGCGGCTCCGGAAAGATGCAGCGGTAGCAGGCGCTCGTGCCGGGAAGAATGGTGAAGATCTGTCCTTCAAACCGGAGAATCCCGGCGTGGATGAGCGGTTTCTTCGCAAAAAAGGCGGCGTCGTTGATAAGGAATTTGGCCGGGAAATTGTCGGTTCCGTCGATGACATAGTCAAAGGCGCTAAAGATTTTCAGCGCATTCTCGGCGCTTAGATTTTCCTGATAGGGAATGACCGTCACGTCCGGGTTGATCGCAACCATCTTCTCTTGGGCCGAGAGGACCTTGGGCCGGCCGATGTCGGA
Coding sequences:
- the moeB gene encoding molybdopterin-synthase adenylyltransferase MoeB, with amino-acid sequence MAFTEEQLVRYSRHIILEGVGGKGQKKIGQAKVLIVGAGGLGSPIALYLAAAGVGTVGLIDADAVDLSNLQRQVIHHTSDIGRPKVLSAQEKMVAINPDVTVIPYQENLSAENALKIFSAFDYVIDGTDNFPAKFLINDAAFFAKKPLIHAGILRFEGQIFTILPGTSACYRCIFPEPPPSGLIPTCQEAGVLGALAGLVGTLQGTEVLKLILGIGKPLTDRILKYDALRTQFREVPIRKNPNCPLCGTDPTLKTLEAEAPPVCDINPAAAAQSHGMNP